One Manihot esculenta cultivar AM560-2 chromosome 6, M.esculenta_v8, whole genome shotgun sequence DNA segment encodes these proteins:
- the LOC110617274 gene encoding probable E3 ubiquitin-protein ligase RHY1A, translating into MAGMLPGVECARRRRFHQSSGDSTGGAAAFSSTRRPSFCLYTSNHETSHSSISSLKKQRSISNQAYEDEKLGGLARQAKERLDERLRTQKKSAPNRHNSKGSLKVGESRSMAEGDLQTEVYGSKKNNNRKFNWSRLSWKATDQDDCTICLERYKSGETLVHLPCAHKFHCRCLVPWLENNSHCPCCRLQIHVQFS; encoded by the exons ATGGCTGGTATGCTGCCTGGTGTTGAATGTGCTCGTCGGAGACGGTTCCATCAGAGCAGCGGTGATTCAACCGGTGGCGCAGCTGCCTTTAGCTCAACGAGGAGGCCTTCTTTTTGCTTGTATACAAGCAACCATGAAACTTCTCATTCTTCAATCTCTTCTCTG aaaaagcaaaggAGCATATCAAACCAAGCTTACGAGGATGAGAAGCTGGGAGGATTGGCAAGACAAGCCAAGGAGAGATTAGATGAAAGACTAAGAACACAGAAAAAATCAGCACCCAATag GCATAACAGCAAAGGAAGCTTGAAGGTTGGAGAAAGCAGGTCGATGGCAGAAGGAGACTTGCAGACAGAGGTGTATGGgtcaaagaagaacaacaaTAGAAAGTTCAATTGGAGCAGATTGAGCTGGAAAGCCACTGACCAAGATGACTGCACCATCTGCCTTGAAAGGTACAAGTCTGGTGAGACACTGGTGCACCTACCATGTGCACATAAGTTCCATTGCAGATGCTTGGTGCCTTGGCTGGAGAACAATTCTCATTGCCCTTGTTGTAGATTGCAAATTCATGTTCAGTTTTCCTAA